The Ovis aries strain OAR_USU_Benz2616 breed Rambouillet chromosome X, ARS-UI_Ramb_v3.0, whole genome shotgun sequence genomic sequence AGAGCGTTTTATAATGATGAGAACAGAGCTGGCATTTACCCCAGAGAAGTCATAGTGTGATGGGGCCATGGTCCTCGGTTACAGGAGATTATGTGAAATTATCACTTACTTTTCATGGccatgaaagatgatgcagttcaAGTGGGTCCAACAGACAAGAAGGAATATGtactaataataaaaatgaaattccagATTGGAAACAGGTAGTGAGACTCAAGAATGGGTTATTGCAGGGAGTTAAACAATCAACACCTTGGAGACAGTTTTAAGAATAGGGAAGAAAGCCATCTAGAAAAACTATTTCATTGCAAAATGATCTGGAGATAACAGAATATTGTAGGTCCCTGGGTTTCTTCCAATCTTTCCTGATTTCCCTTTTCATTAGCAGTGGGCCCTTTTCTCAGAGAAGTCTTACACAGAATGTATGTGTAAGTTAGGATGAAATTGTTCTTTTTATTATAGTAGTTTAAATGTGTAACTTTTACTTTATTCTATAAAGTCAATTGATGAGAAAAAAACCATCATCCTAATCCAGACTGTTTTTAGTTGCTGAGTATCAGTAAAACCCTGATGCACACAAATGAACTACAGACAGCAAGGACCTCTGGTGGTTTGTCTGAGCAGTAGAATCTCAGATTAATCCTCAAttacagaggcacagagaaggccTTACTCTGAGCTGAACTAAAACCAATGTGATCTGGTGACCTGTGGCAACCTCTTGGGAAGCTTTGATTAAGTAACATCTGACATGAACACATTTTACCTCAGTGTGATTTCATGTCTGAAGTGTTAGTTCATTGAAAGTGTAATGAACCCTCCCTTCATAGATCTTTGTAAAGCGTCTCTGGGAGGCCTGACAATTCCCTCAAGTCCCTTCTTACACTGGCGAGGTTAGAGTTTAAGAGGCCTTGCTAGTGCCCTTGCTGGCCCTGGGAAGGCTTCTGCAATTATACCTAGAAGCACAGTTTAACCTGCTGGAGGCCACATGAGGACACCTAGGTGACAGGCAGTAGTTACTGCCACTTGTGTGAGTGAGGCTGCCTGGCACTGTAACTGTGTGTGCGAGCCCAGGGCAGACCAGTGAAGGAACCCCCACTCCTCACCACAAGCTGGACCCAGCCCAACCTGTAGAATTGTGAACAAAGAAACAGGTGTTGTTTTAAACTGCTAAGTTCTGATAGGGTTTGTTACAGAGCAGTAATTGATACCTTAAATAAGGACATATCTTCTGTAAAGAAACACTTACTCGATACTAATTAATTTAATATGGGTAACCCAGAGCTATGTTTCAATGGCACGCTGTTATGTATGTGCTAGACTTTCCCCTTATCTGGTTTTGGTTAACCTTTTTTTGTGTCAATACTCACTTTTGGAATGTCTTCTGTTGGCTCACCAGCTGCTTGTTCCATTTTCGCTCCAAATGTGGCCCTGTCTGCAATCAACGTTTATCTCcttaaaaacatatttagagGCAGACATTTATGTTGTATAAACTGAAACATCTTTTAGCTGTTAGTGTGTTGTGTGGATAACATCCCCCCCAACCCTGAGTTTTCAGAGTGCTCAACTGTAGCTGCAGCTGCTGGAAGAAGCACTCAGGGAACATTCCTGGGATTCAGACTGTCCTCTGAGATGGGCCTGGGTGGGCCCATAATTCACTACCATATACTTGGACTAGAGGCAGAATGGGAAGCCACTTAAATAACCTCATTCATCAGTTACAATGAAAAGACTATCTCTGGCATCACAGCTTTTCCCAGGGCACTCATGCGCTTCAATTTCACTCTCTATTTCTCTAGTGTCGATCAGTAGAGAAATGCACAAAATGGAGGCTCAGATTTCAGTCCCGGCACTGCCAGAAAGCGTATCAATCTGATCAAGCCATTTTTCTTTGTTGCAGCTCAATAAAACAGACTCACTGCTCATCTCCATGATGCCAGGGTGTGGGATGCTGGGAAGAAGAAGAATAAGAGGAGATAGAGCTCTCCTCCTTTGTGGAATTAAAGCTATCCTGACCACGTATAGAAAGAACTCAGAGTGGGGCCATCAGAAACCCCCTGGGAATTGGTCAGAGTATGGTGATGACCCTCCAGTTACAAAATGAGCTAAGGACTTGAAAAGAcacctctccaaagaagacatatagatggccaacaggtacatgaaaaaaaatgctcCATGGccttaatcatcaggaaaatgtaaatcaaaactacaacaagaTACCGCTTCACCACTGTCAGtttgactattatcaaaaagtcgAAAGATAAGTGTTGGCAcggatgtgaagaaattggaactTCTGTACACTGAATGTAAAAACAATGCAGCTGctgtgggaaacagtatggaggttccttaaaaaattaaaatagaaccaCCGAAGTACATACGATCTAGCAACTCCAattctgggtatatattcaaaagaacTGAAGCTAGAATCTTGAAGAGATATGAGTACTCTTAaactctttgcagcactattcacaatagccaggatggAAACGAAGTCTTCCTtgatggctgaatggataaagaaaatgtggtatataaataCAACAGAATACTATGAAGCCTTAACAAAGGAGGAAATTCCACAATATGAGACGCAGATGAACTTTGAGAAcattataccaagtgaaataagccagcaacagaaagacaaatactgtgattccactcatatgaagtatctaaagtagtcaaattcacaaAATcaaagagtagaatggtggttgccaggggctggctgggggaggggaagaggggtaGCTACTGATCAGTGGATAGAAAGTTTCAGTTAAGCAAGATGAGTAAGCTCTAGTCTGCTGTACATTGTACCTACAATCAATAATCTATTGTACATTCAaacatttgttaatatggtaGATCTCATCTTACCTGTTCttataagtgaaagtcactcagttgtgtctgattctttgcgacccccatggactgagtccatggaattctccaggtcagaatactggagtgggtagcctttcccttctccagggggtcttcccaacccaaggatcgaacccaggtctcctgcactgcaggcaggttctttaccagctaagccacaagggaagcccaagaatactggagtgggtagcctatcccttctccagtggatcttcccgacccaggaattaaaccagggtctcctgcattgcaggcagattctttaccaactgaaccatcaaggaagccctgttcttacaacaataaaataacaattaaaaaagagacattCTGATATAAGCTACAACACGGATGaatttatgctaagtgaaataagaactTTGGacacattatactaagtgaaagccagacacaaaaggacaactACAATAGGAGTCTACTTGCATGATAtccctagagtagtcaaattcttAGACACAGAAAGTACAGTGGTGGGTGTCAAGGCCTGGAAGGAAGCAGGGAATTGGGGAGTGATGCTAAGTcagtatagagtttcagttctaCAAGATGAAAAGAGGTCTGGAGAAAAATGGCTGGGATGGTTGCATGACAGTGTGAAcctacttaatgccactgaactgtatactcaaaaatgtttaaaatggcaaattttcagtTCTGTCtactttattataaatatattcacaagAATACTGTGAATGGGAAAATAACCTAAAGAGCAACATTCTAGGAGCTGGGATTGTTACAGATCACACAAAAGCCtcaagtctttttcttttaaaattgcagGTCTCTGAATTAAAACCATCCTTTAAAATTGCAGATCTCAGAATCAAAACCAGTATGTATGCCTTTATTCCTCTAGACACACTGGGACAAAGTCTTAGGCTAAAAGGCATCTACGAAAAGAGACTCACCTTTTAAGAGTGAAATCTAAGCACCTGGCTCTACTTCTAGGAATAAATACAGAGAGAAGGGAGTAAGCCCATGGCTGCCTTCCTGCTGGGGCCAGTCCCCAGCCACCGAGTCCTGGAGACAAAAGGACAGGAGAGTCTGTCCATTTCCaatcaggaagagagagagacaagtgCTCTCTCCTTCACAAACATGAGAGACCAGGCTCTTTGTAAAGGGGAAACCCAGAGCAGCTCAGAGGAGAGCGCTGGGGTAGTCAGGGCCTGGCCTGCTCCTGTGCTTGGTCAGTGCAGGAGGCTCCAATGTGGCTGCCATAAGCTCGATACCCTCCTCTGTGGCAAGAAGACGTCTGTCTGCACAAGAAAAAGGCCAACAGGATTGAAGGCTTCCCCTTACTTCTCCAAAGGACTCAATCAGCTCCATCTTGCCCTTTTTGTCACTCATTCATCTCTCCACTAGTCTGTTGACTTTTAGGACAGAAAGGCCCTGGCTTTGAATCTGCTGACAAAATCAGCAGCCTGTCTGAGAGCTTCAGCTTATGCTGTTCCTCTACCTGGAGGTGCTGCTCCCTGTCCTCCCCATGGTGAGCAGCTCTGCAGCCTTCAAGGCCTTGCTCAGTTGTCACCTCTGGGAAACTTCCTCcccctctccaggcaagactagcAGCTTCCTCAGCACCTCAGCATTGGTTTCTGCTTTCATTCTAACACTGTACACAGCTGTAGGCTCCTCattccccccagcccccaccccatgtCCATCTTGGCTTGGTGGAGGTGAGCCCCTGGAGGGCCAGCAAGGAGTCCAGAATGGAATATGGGTGGAATTGTGCTGCAGCAGCTGGTCTGAGAGGCCTCAACCATAGAGCAGGAATCCTGCTGACCTCAGTGGCTGTAGGTACACGCCCCAAGGATAAAAAGGGAGCTGCAACTTGTAAAAAAAATGTTGTAGAAAAGCACTCTGGTGCCAGCTCACTCCTCCACCCTTACAAGGCCACTGCCAAATAGAACCTGCAGAAGGCACAGCACCAACCTTCAGGGAGCCCAGCATCTGGGGTGGGACACAGGCTTAGCAGAACACTGCAGAAGTGCCTGTGAGTTCTGATGAGAGTAAGCCCAGGCAGGGAGGCAATCCCTGAGTCAAGTTCTAAAACCCTGGAGGCGTGAGTCAAAGAAGAGGTGGGTGTCCTGAGAGATAttccaaggccaggggtgggaAGCATGAGGCGTTGGCACGGCCAGCCTGTTCTGCGACAAGTTGTGACAAAGTGAGATCGAAGTCAGATTGGGGGCAAAGTTCAGAATGTGCAGGTGCTGTGTGTCTAAGGAGTCATCCTATGGGAGATGTGGGAGGCTTTGGAAGTTGAAATCAAGGGTGAGTGTCCGATCACTCTGGCTACAGTGTGGAGAAGACTTAACACAGAGTCTGAGGCTCTGCATGTGTCATATAAGGAGAATGACAAGAGTGAATCAGATAAAAGAATTAACAATGCCTGAAAACTGGCTAAATTTCAGAACTTTTTACAGATGAGCACAGCAGTTCCTCAGTATCCATGGGGCATTGGTTCCAGGAGCCCCCGCAGACACCGAAATCCAAGGAGACTTAGTGTCTCTTAAATAAAATGacacagtatttgcatataaccgaTGCACATTCTCTCATATAGTTCAAACAATCTCTAGATTACTCCTAATACAATGtcaatgctatgtaaatagctgTAAATACTATGTTAATGCCATATAAATTGTTGCCTATGAAGCaaatttgatttttgcttttgaaactttctggaattttttttcccaatattttcAATCCATGAATGgttgtgaaggaggaaacagaacaggctccatcttgaaagcaggactccatcttgggctgaactgtggactttgagctatatgcccagtatctatggaaggATGGAAGAGTTCCAGGGCTCATACCCAGACTCtccatcacctaaaagaataccctaattgtctgtgtaaccgaatataatcataaattctattatgcttattggggtatgaccacaggcttaTTGATAATTgcccactgttaactacctaggcttaaagCATACGAATCACGGGTTTAAGGCACAGGCAtagaatcacgggttaactttgattgtatatttcttttcctttgttcagactagtttcagagaatttggggaggtgggtttgagcacgtacaattagggtatataaggttttcacaaaaactggtcggggtccttggctaagagaagactctgccttgggcccaccggtgtaataaactgcactccactatctacactgtccttctgagtgagtttgtttcctggaatgcaTGGTTACAACAATTGAATCCATGGATATGGAACCTGCAGATATGAAGGACTAACTGTATATTATAccactaagatcccaaaagcaaCCAGTTGGGAACACAGTACTGGTCTCATTCAACAggtaagaaactgaggcttggagaggtcaagtgacttgcccaaagtcacactgcTGGGCAGAACTTGTGATTGCTCCTACACTGCCAGGCTGTCACCCTGCAGACCCACTGGGAAACAGGCTGTGGAATGACACAGAGTTGGAAGGTCCAGCAGGGGCAAAACTGGGCAGGAGGCTCAGATGCCAGGCTGAGTCTGGACTTCAGTCTGCAGTCATGGGAAACCTCTGAGGGTTTAAGAGCATGGGGGTGACCTGACCAGAACTGTTCAGTCAGATTAACCTGGTGAAGCAGGGTGGACTAGACAGGTGAGAAGCAGGAAACAGGGGGACCACTCACCACTTGTTCAACCaagatttactgagtacctaATGTGTGTCCCCTCACTGTTCCATGTCCTGGAGTGtcagcagtgaataaaacagagatGCCTGCACTCACAGATTCTCTTCTAGTGGATGGGCAgtaaagagcaaaataaacaaataaaatacacagtGACAAGCAGTATGGGATTGTGGACTCAAAAAATACTCACAATCTAAAggctgagagttatgttttatttggtgggaatatttaggacttcaagcctcaGGACAGCacctcaagtaaccctgagagaactggtCCTAGGAGGCGAGAAGGGTAGCCAGGTTATATAAAAGTTCTGCAATAAACGGCAGGTAGTCTaaatatcaaaagattattgttaattaaagaaaactagacatctcaagttaaggaatttagtgcttttctgtgtatgggaataTGCAAGACAtgaaagagtctgggctcactgaaatcattcttttgatttgcatctcaGCATATCTGGGGCTGGTTTCCTGTTTCCTCAAGGCTCACCATAgggtggctgcagtctgatggctgctagatggcaggtattctttctttcctaaatTCCCTCACGGTTCACCAACCCatgacatcctttgtttattgatatggcaggaaatatttcatttttcaggaTAAATGTAGAGCAAGGTGCGGAGTTTGGGTGTCCTGGGGGCTGCAATGCTAAAGAGGGTGCTCAGTGGGGGTTTACTGAGAAAGGTGATAGTAGAGCAAAGACCTACAGGAGGAAAAGAAGTGGAGGAAGCATGCATAAGGGGCAGGTAGAGcaaaagtttgaaggcaggagtgAGTCTGCACATCTGAATCCATTCAGGGGCTGAAGGGAGCCAGGGAAGAGGAAGCCCATACGGAAGGGCCTTGCAGATGACGGTCAGAACTCTGCTCTGCACTCAGAGTGGTTGCTGCTGAAGGCCTTAAGTGGGAGAGGAGCAGCAGAGGTGGAAAAAAGGGATAGAACTTGAAGGCTGGTAAATGGGAAAGGGGCAcgaaaagagtcaaatatgacctAAAGGTTGTGAACCTGGTTTATGCTCCAAGAGGGTAAAGGGCAGGTCAGAGAACACTTTCGTTTAATAAATGTCAATAAACCTCAGGCTTTTTTTCAGCCTGAGAAACGTCTGCTCTGGTTCGCTGTCTCCCTAAATACTGTGCCAACGCCCAGATGGGATGCAGGTAAGCGCTGAGAGACCTACCCTCTCACGAGCACTCATGCTTCCTTCACTCCCTTCAAAGTCCGTTCTCAGGCCCCCAGGTCACCTTCCAGGGCTGCTTTTAGTCAGGTAAGAACTAAAGTGATCCTGTCTTGGAACCTACTTTGGGGATGAGGAGTGCTCTTGAACGCACACGCTCAAAGAGTGAGCCGCGGCTGGATTAGGCTTCTAAGTCCCAGACGTTCGAACCTCCGAGACAAGGCTCGGCACATCCCTTCCATTTTTTGGATCTCAGATGCCCCGTGGGTacagagtctgctccaacacgaAAGCTTAGGTCTTCTCTGGCCCCTCGGACCCTAACTCAAGTCTCAGGTCAGACCAGGAAGTCCTCGTCCCGGATCGTCCCACCCAATCCCTTGCCTTCTAGTCCTGTCGCCGACACAAGGGTGAGGTCGCAACCCTTACCGGTCCGTAGGCGCCCCGCTGCTTGGCCCCAGCTTGTCCACAGCCTGCACCCTTAGAGCTCGAGCTGCCGGTAGCCACCTTTTTCTCCCCGCCCGCGTGAGGCGAGGATCTGCCGAGGCTCCTCCACCAAGCGGATTGGCTTGGTTCGGTGCTGGCTCCGCTAATCTGCGCTCGCGGTATAGTTCTGCCCAATGAGGCCGGGCCGCGAGGGTACTGCGCCCCGCCCTGTGCCGAGAGTTCGTCGGGTtagccccacccaccccagccctgggccaATGGGGAGCGGCGGCTAGCGGTCCGCCAATGGGGAGCGAGGCCACGCGCGCGGGGCGGTGGGAACTGCGCAGAGTCGGTGTGTACGTCGGTTGCCGTAACAACGGGAAGTGGAATCCATCCGGGATGGTGAGTGCTTGCTTCGGTCTCGAGCCTCGCGTTCAGAGGCTGAGCCCTTCTCAGGCCTTGCAGGGCCCCGCCGCCTCTCCTGCGCGGTTCTTGGCTTCTCTGAGAGCTTTTGCCGAAGGGCAGGGTAGGGATGCCTGCCGTCCTGCTGGGCCTGTGATTCGCCACCGTCTCCCCTTCAGCCACAGCCgctctcccccgcccccacggGTTCCCCTGGCCTTTTCCAGCCCCTCCGGAGACCGTCCCTGGGCAAAAAAGACTCGGATTCTCAGAATGTGGCCTCCCGGCCGCCTCTGCCAAAAGTTTACGCACGGAgatggggcggggggggaggggagggagagtttATAATGTTTGGTTGTTAATGTGTATTTAAAACGTTAAATATAGGGACTTAGGGAAACACTTTGAGCTTCTTGGAGAAGGCTCAGGTgtactatggagaaggcaatggccccccactccagtactcttgcctggaaaatcccatggacggaggagcctgataggctgcagtccatggagtctcacagagtcggacacgactgaagcgacttagcagcagcagcaggtgtacTAAGAGAATTGAATTTTATTATTCTATATTGACAGAATATACATCTTACCTTAGTAATATTTGGCCAAATCTAGAAGTAATCAGAAAATTGGAGAAATTAGAGCAAAGCAGAGCAGCGTTCTAggacctttttaaaattaaggatcCTCAAATTGGGAGAACTGATTATCCGTATGCAGTTGTCCCCAGTCAGCTCCTTGGCTAGCTCTCTTTGGGGATGATTTTCAATAAGAGGTCCAAAAGAACAAGGGATCTCCTTGCTTACACAAACAATAGTAAAGAAGGAGGGACAGACCATGCATAGAAAGATTCATTGCTCTTTCCAGTAAACCCTGATATCTCTCCTGTTAAGTTTTGAAATCTGTTggtataaactattttaaatgatgTGGTTGTAGctgtttattttttggtaaaatgTGGACTCTATTACATAATATTTTGCTTCTGTGTTTGTAAAACTTATAAAGGCCTCTAACTTTAAGAAGGCAAACATGGCATCGACTACCCAGCGAAAAAGGATGAGTCCTAAACCTGAGCTTACCGAAGAGCAGAAACAGGAAATTCGAGAAGCCTTTGATCTCTTTGATGCTGATGGAACTGGGACAATTGATGTTAAGGAACTTAAGGCAAGCTCTATATATTCCCGCTCTGCTGCCTCGaatttcctctgcctctttgtcttctgtgctgtgttttcatgtctttatttacctcaagaattattaaataaaattaagttgcACATATCAATTTGCTTAATGTTATAGTGATTCCTGTTCATTTTAACAGGATTGTAGCAGAGGCTGGCTTACTGCTGTCAGCACTGTCATTGGTTCTGCTCCTGGGTTTAGATGTGCATGTTAAGATGATCCTATTTTCATTGTAGGTGGCAATGAGGGCCCTGGGCTTTgaaccaaaaaaagaagagatcaAGAAAATGATAAGCGAAATTGATAAGGAAGGGACAGGAAAAATGAACTTTAGTGACTTTTTAACTGTGATGACTCAGAAAATGGTAAGTTAGCTAAGATGATCAGCATATTTTCCACCAATAATGGTGGACAAATTTGAATCTAGATATGAAAATGTCTTCACTGAAAAAAAGTTAATGCAGACTGGAGAGTTCAGCTGATAAAAGAGAGTAGCTGTGACTGAGAACTAGGATGTTTAGGgtctacttgattttttttcaaggcCACAAAGTCAAAGTCATTTTACCCTCTGCAAAGAAGTAAAAGTGGGATCTTCTGTGACCCAGTACCTGTAGTCAGGGAGGCTGTCACCGAGACCATGTGACATCCTGGCAGGGAAGAGGGGATGGGCTGTCACTTTTTTTACTCTTTCTCCAACAAGTATGTCAGTGTGATAAGCACAAGCAGTAAAACCTTTAATAGTACCAGTAATGTTACGCATTTTGACAAGGCAAAGTCCCTGAACTTTAAAGTTTGAAATTCTTTCCTCTCCCATCTGTTAGTATTCTGGATAGCCTCAGCCTGAGGCTGTGTTTTTTACCGCAGTGAGGATTTGGTCTTTCACCACTTCCAaggttgaattcacccattctcTAGTCTCCAAATGGTCCAGAGAGATGCTAAGATGTCACCTCACCTGTCACCCTCAGTCCCCTGAGTGTCCCACATAAGAAAGGTGTTCCCTTTGGTCCATTTCTCTTTGGCCTCCTGGCTCCTCCTTAGTTTGGCTCATCTACATTCTACTGACCTGTGGAAAAGTAGCTCCATCAATGTGTCAGGTGAGCCTCCCAATGCACAAGCGTGTTCCTCCTTTAATAATCCTGTTGCTTTGAAATCATCTAATcacatctgtatttttctttaggGACTGATTTAAGAGTTCAGGAAGTTtaacattctgtaataacctagtaAAGCTGTCCTGCATTCAGAGTTGGTTCCCAGATTGCTCTTATTAGGAGCTCTCACTATCTTTAGCTACCTTTCAGGAATATTTGAAGTTGGAGCTCGAGGAAATTTTACTCTTTTCTTCTGTTAGAGTACTGGGGATCCCAATAACAATTTGTGATCTCATAACAAGTGAAATagccttttatttccttccttctcctccatccCCACCAAGAAGATTCCTCTTCTAGCAGCTTAAACAGTATATTTCCCCTAAGTCTAACTCCACCTTCTGTTCCCAtaacttaaaaacaaatctaCTTTCTCTTTGGTTTGTACAGAAAATGTTCTAAATGCAAAcctttacatttcctttttagCCTCTGGGTTTGTAataatttcattgtttattttctttttctgctctggttgCTGTGTGATCTTCTGTGACACAGCACCGGTAGTCATGGAGGCTGTCACCAAGATCCATGTGACATCCAGGCAGGGCAGACGGGATGGGCAGTGGTGGGCTGCAGGACACAAGTCAATATGAATCGCGAGTGTCTCCCTGTTGTCATGTGTTTTATGTTCTGCTTGTTAAGTCTGAGAAGGATACCAAAGAAGAAATCTTGAAAGCCTTCAAGCTCTTTGATGATGATGAGACTGGGAAGATATCATTCAAAAACCTCAAACGTGTGGCCAAGGAGTTGGGTGAGAACCTCTCTGACGAGGAGCTGCAGGTTTGTGATACTCAGCCTGGAGCCCCATGTGACTTTTTTGAGTTCCATTTTCTCTggttatatttgaagaaaaatgagTGTTCTCTTGTCACTCTGCTGActacttaatttctcttttcctagTGAGACAAACTTATGGATGCTGCTCCCAGAAAAATATACACATGGATAGTTTTAGGTTTTAGGAATTTCCCTAGTCAGGGAGGCTTTTGAGCTGCTTTCTAGGCGATGCACATGTGGCAAAGTATGACTTGGTTTTCAAATGACTTTTCAGGAACCAAGCTTAATATAAAAGTCAGCCCATTTGCAGCAGGTGGACCATATTGTCTATTCGTGCATCATTATGAAAGCTAATTACTTAGTCACACTTTCGTTACATTTATGAATTGCTCTAAATGGAATCCTTCCTGTCCTGCAGGAAATGATTGATGAAGCTGATCGAGATGGAGACGGAGAAGTCAATGAGCAGGAGTTCCTGCGCATTATGAAGAAGACGAGCCTTTATTAAAATCAGTCTCAGCTTTTCTACCatgagcacagggaactcggtTTAGTGCCTGCCGTTGTGTGAAGCCTggtttttgaaaatgtaaattatttttcccCACTGACGTCTCGGTATAACTTTAGTAACAACTCTAAATCTGTTTTCAACTTTTGAAAGTGTTCTTTGAAATTGAGGTTGTTTGTAAGGTTACTGGGTGACTGCTTTAATTCCCCAGGGCAGAACAAAAGCATGTTAGAATGGAGAAAAGGGTCTTTGAGCTTTCACCCACCTGCCATTCTGCCTTGTATTGCTTAACTCTTGTCCTGCATTCCCACATTTATGCCACCGCCAAACAActtcttctcaagcacacattGTACCCATGTCACCACAAGCAGAGAGCAT encodes the following:
- the CETN2 gene encoding centrin-2 isoform X2 is translated as MQASNFKKANMASTTQRKRMSPKPELTEEQKQEIREAFDLFDADGTGTIDVKELKVAMRALGFEPKKEEIKKMISEIDKEGTGKMNFSDFLTVMTQKMSEKDTKEEILKAFKLFDDDETGKISFKNLKRVAKELGENLSDEELQEMIDEADRDGDGEVNEQEFLRIMKKTSLY
- the CETN2 gene encoding centrin-2 isoform X1; the protein is MGSEATRAGRWELRRVGVYVGCRNNGKWNPSGMASNFKKANMASTTQRKRMSPKPELTEEQKQEIREAFDLFDADGTGTIDVKELKVAMRALGFEPKKEEIKKMISEIDKEGTGKMNFSDFLTVMTQKMSEKDTKEEILKAFKLFDDDETGKISFKNLKRVAKELGENLSDEELQEMIDEADRDGDGEVNEQEFLRIMKKTSLY
- the CETN2 gene encoding centrin-2 isoform X3 codes for the protein MASTTQRKRMSPKPELTEEQKQEIREAFDLFDADGTGTIDVKELKVAMRALGFEPKKEEIKKMISEIDKEGTGKMNFSDFLTVMTQKMSEKDTKEEILKAFKLFDDDETGKISFKNLKRVAKELGENLSDEELQEMIDEADRDGDGEVNEQEFLRIMKKTSLY